A genome region from Campylobacter concisus includes the following:
- a CDS encoding polyribonucleotide nucleotidyltransferase, which translates to MQYSIEVNNQVEIFDLNKVAKQASGAVLLRVKNTVVLATVAREDTQVEEDFLPLTVQYIEKAYAAGKIPGGYVKRETKPGDFETLTARIIDRSLRPLFPKGYAYPTQIVVMVLSADPEVDLQVVSLNAASVALYLSDIPVNRPVCGVRVGYIDEKFVINPSNSELKQSAIDLYVAGTKDELLMIEMRSLPQQTTQLIPMVAIEPMIDPSLSDSMAQKQLMNEFSEDMMVEAIDFAGKAILRASSAYEEAFKEHKKEDATLELKPEIENENIAIYIDKFYKAEVKNAINQMAKSERASELSKIAKQISSDEVAQKEGWDEAVITNVLGKYKKKIVREQIINEGVRADGRGLEEVRPISIETNVLPNAHGSCLFTRGQTQALVVTTLGTDSDAQMYDILTEKVPFVEKFMFNYNFPGFSVGEASPLKAPGRRELGHGNLAKRALTPSIDLASPYTIRVVSEILESNGSSSMASVCGGSLALRAAGINTLKLVAGVAMGLIFEGDKHAVLTDIMGLEDHDGDMDFKVAGTSDGITALQMDIKLGGISLEVLKEALYQAKRGREHILSLMAEADKNIKINEDVLPKLELFSVDPSKIVDIIGQAGKTIKEIIEKFEVSIDLDREKGEVKIAGGAKKNVDAAKDYIISITSKDNGRSFGKKPFKHDKERSKPNFNIGDEFLGTVKSVVDFGVFIELKDGIDGLLHISKIKTPLNVGDQVKVCVSEQKGNKISLSLVE; encoded by the coding sequence ATGCAATATAGTATAGAAGTCAATAATCAGGTTGAAATTTTTGACCTTAATAAAGTAGCAAAACAAGCTAGCGGAGCAGTGCTTTTAAGGGTAAAAAATACCGTCGTTTTAGCAACTGTTGCCAGAGAAGACACACAAGTTGAGGAGGATTTTTTACCTCTAACGGTGCAGTACATCGAAAAAGCTTACGCCGCTGGAAAAATTCCTGGCGGTTATGTTAAGCGCGAGACAAAGCCAGGCGACTTTGAAACGCTAACAGCTCGCATCATCGATAGATCTCTTAGACCGCTCTTTCCAAAAGGTTACGCATATCCAACTCAAATAGTTGTAATGGTGCTTTCAGCTGATCCTGAGGTTGATTTGCAAGTTGTTAGCCTAAATGCGGCTTCAGTTGCACTATATCTTAGCGACATCCCTGTAAATCGCCCAGTTTGTGGCGTGAGAGTTGGCTATATAGATGAAAAATTTGTGATCAATCCAAGCAACTCTGAGCTAAAACAAAGTGCGATAGATCTTTATGTAGCTGGTACAAAAGATGAGCTTTTGATGATCGAGATGAGAAGCTTGCCTCAGCAAACTACGCAGCTTATCCCGATGGTTGCGATCGAGCCGATGATAGATCCGAGCTTAAGTGATAGCATGGCTCAAAAACAGCTAATGAACGAATTTAGCGAAGATATGATGGTTGAAGCGATTGATTTTGCTGGTAAGGCGATATTAAGAGCTAGTAGTGCTTACGAAGAAGCTTTCAAAGAGCATAAAAAAGAGGACGCTACGCTTGAGCTAAAACCTGAGATAGAAAATGAAAATATAGCTATTTATATCGATAAATTTTATAAAGCTGAAGTCAAAAACGCGATCAATCAAATGGCAAAAAGCGAGCGAGCGAGCGAACTTAGCAAGATCGCTAAACAAATTTCAAGCGATGAGGTAGCTCAAAAAGAGGGCTGGGACGAGGCTGTCATCACAAATGTCCTTGGCAAATATAAAAAGAAAATCGTTAGAGAGCAGATAATAAATGAAGGTGTAAGAGCCGATGGACGTGGGCTTGAAGAGGTTAGACCTATTAGTATCGAAACAAACGTGCTTCCAAATGCACATGGCTCATGCCTCTTTACAAGAGGACAGACACAAGCCCTAGTTGTCACTACTCTTGGCACTGACAGTGACGCTCAAATGTATGACATCCTCACTGAAAAAGTACCTTTTGTAGAAAAATTTATGTTTAACTACAACTTCCCAGGCTTTAGCGTAGGTGAGGCAAGCCCACTAAAAGCTCCTGGTAGACGTGAGCTTGGACATGGAAATTTAGCCAAACGTGCCCTTACACCAAGTATCGATCTAGCTTCGCCATACACAATAAGAGTCGTTTCAGAAATTTTAGAGAGTAACGGCTCAAGCTCTATGGCTAGCGTTTGCGGTGGCTCGCTTGCACTTAGAGCAGCTGGCATAAATACTTTAAAACTTGTCGCAGGTGTCGCTATGGGATTAATATTTGAAGGCGATAAACACGCAGTGCTAACAGATATCATGGGGCTTGAAGATCACGATGGCGATATGGACTTTAAAGTAGCAGGTACAAGCGATGGTATCACGGCACTTCAGATGGATATTAAACTTGGTGGCATTAGTTTAGAAGTGTTAAAAGAGGCACTTTATCAAGCAAAACGTGGTAGAGAGCATATCTTATCTTTGATGGCAGAAGCGGATAAAAATATAAAAATAAATGAAGATGTGCTTCCAAAGCTTGAACTATTTAGTGTTGATCCAAGCAAGATCGTAGACATCATCGGACAAGCTGGAAAAACCATAAAAGAGATCATTGAGAAATTTGAGGTTTCAATCGATCTTGATAGAGAAAAAGGTGAAGTTAAAATCGCAGGTGGTGCAAAGAAAAATGTCGATGCTGCAAAAGATTACATCATCTCTATCACTTCAAAAGACAATGGACGTTCATTTGGCAAAAAGCCGTTTAAACACGACAAAGAGCGTTCAAAACCAAATTTTAATATCGGTGATGAGTTTTTGGGAACTGTAAAGAGTGTGGTTGATTTTGGTGTATTTATCGAGCTAAAAGATGGCATTGATGGCTTGCTTCACATCTCAAAGATAAAAACCCCATTAAACGTAGGTGATCAGGTCAAAGTATGTGTGAGTGAGCAAAAAGGAAATAAAATTTCGCTCTCTTTAGTTGAATAA